Proteins encoded together in one Lathyrus oleraceus cultivar Zhongwan6 chromosome 5, CAAS_Psat_ZW6_1.0, whole genome shotgun sequence window:
- the LOC127083683 gene encoding putative pentatricopeptide repeat-containing protein At1g64310 has product MLTQFQWLHSELTNVCKSLFRVKQLHACLLKTHLSQDPFYATQIIRLYAFNNHINYAYHVFDKTSSRSVYLWNSMIRALAKTQRFTNAISLFRTMLESDIRPDNYTYACVIRACSDNFDFGMLRLVHGSAVSAGLRLDPICCSALVSAYSKLGLVHQACSVFNGIDEPDLVLWNSLISAYVCSGMWDIGIQMFSSMRLSGKKPDEYTVAGLLVGVVDSSLLSIGQGLHGLSQKNGLDSDSHVGSLLVSMYLRCKCMDSAYRVFCSIFNPDLVTWSALIAGYSQCGEYQKALLFFKKLNTESKKPDSVLIATVLASIAQTANVVPGCEVHGYILRYGLESDVKVSSALIDMYSKCGFLNLGTRVFKMMPERNIISYNSIILALGLHGRASKAFLMFDEILEKGLVPDEATFSALLCACCHAGLVKDGREIFQRMKDEFNIKARPEHYVYMVKLLGSAGELEEAHSLTQSLPEPVDKAILGALLSCCDSYGNSELAETIAQQIFKSNPADNVYKVMLSNIYAGDERWDDAKKLRDKITGGTKKMPGVSWIEGNYY; this is encoded by the coding sequence ATGTTGACTCAGTTTCAGTGGCTCCACTCTGAACTAACCAACGTTTGCAAGTCTCTATTTCGTGTGAAGCAGTTACATGCTTGTCTTTTGAAAACCCATCTCTCACAAGACCCTTTTTATGCAACTCAAATCATTAGACTTTATGCATTTAACAATCACATTAACTATGCCTATCATGTGTTCGATAAAACTTCCTCCCGAAGTGTCTACCTTTGGAATTCCATGATTCGAGCTCTTGCCAAGACTCAAAGATTTACCAATGCAATCTCTCTATTTAGAACCATGCTTGAGTCTGACATAAGGCCTGATAATTATACTTATGCTTGTGTTATACGTGCATGCTCTGACAATTTTGATTTTGGTATGTTAAGACTTGTTCATGGAAGTGCTGTATCTGCAGGGTTGAGACTGGACCCTATTTGTTGCAGTGCACTTGTGAGTGCTTATTCAAAACTTGGTCTTGTTCATCAAGCGTGTAGCGTGTTTAATGGGATTGATGAGCCGGATTTAGTTTTGTGGAACTCGTTGATTTCTGCTTATGTGTGTTCTGGTATGTGGGATATAGGGATTCAAATGTTTAGCTCAATGAGACTTTCTGGGAAGAAGCCCGATGAGTATACAGTGGCTGGATTACTTGTGGGTGTTGTAGATTCTAGCTTGCTCAGCATTGGCCAAGGATTACATGGTTTAAGTCAAAAGAATGGGCTTGATTCTGATTCTCATGTAGGTAGTTTACTGGTGAGTATGTACTTGAGATGTAAGTGCATGGACTCAGCTTATAGAGTCTTTTGTAGTATTTTCAATCCTGATTTGGTTACATGGTCGGCTCTAATAGCTGGGTATTCTCAGTGTGGGGAGTATCAAAAAGCATTGCTCTTTTTCAAGAAATTAAACACGGAGAGCAAGAAACCGGATTCTGTTTTGATTGCTACTGTGTTGGCTTCTATAGCTCAGACAGCGAATGTAGTACCAGGATGTGAGGTACATGGTTACATTCTTCGGTATGGATTGGAATCAGATGTTAAGGTCTCCTCAGCTCTCATAGACATGTATTCAAAGTGTGGTTTCCTAAACTTGGGAACTCGTGTGTTCAAGATGATGCCTGAACGGAATATAATTTCTTATAATTCAATAATTTTGGCTCTTGGCTTGCATGGACGTGCGTCCAAGGCTTTTTTGATGTTTGATGAGATACTAGAGAAAGGATTAGTACCTGATGAAGCAACATTCTCTGCTCTCCTTTGTGCTTGTTGTCATGCTGGCCTGGTCAAAGACGGCCGAGAGATTTTCCAGAGAATGAAAGACGAGTTCAACATCAAAGCTAGACCTGAGCATTATGTTTACATGGTGAAGCTTCTTGGCAGTGCTGGGGAGTTAGAAGAGGCCCACTCTCTCACTCAGTCCTTACCTGAACCGGTAGACAAGGCCATTCTAGGAGCCTTATTATCATGCTGTGATTCTTATGGAAATTCTGAGTTGGCAGAAACTATAGCTCAGCAGATTTTTAAAAGTAATCCTGCTGACAATGTTTACAAGGTTATGCTTTCGAACATATATGCTGGGGATGAGAGGTGGGATGATGCTAAGAAGTTGAGGGATAAAATAACAGGAGGTACGAAGAAAATGCCTGGAGTTAGTTGGATCGAAGGCAATTATTATTAA